The Acidobacteriaceae bacterium nucleotide sequence CAGGTCGACAAAGAAGTCTTGGCCGCCCACTTCCAAGTGGTATTGGCTACCGACGAACGCAAAGCCTTTGCCCAGCTCCAGAAGAAGATCGCGGAGATGGTGGAGGAGCCCTTGTTCGAGTTCTCGCTCATGGGCGGCCTCTCGCAGAGTCAGGAAGTCGAAGATGTACGGATCCTTCGTGATCTTCTGCGCGAGTTCAGATTGGAGTTCCGGGAGAGTCCTCTGAAAGTTCGTGAGGGCATTGCCTTGGCGCGAGTGGAGGCCGCTCTCAATCTGGTGCGTGAGAATGGCGCGGCTCCAGCCGTGTTCAAGGTTCGCTCGGAGGTACCACTCACGCGTGGCAGGGTCCTTTACCTTGTCGAGCAGCACCGTTTGGTGACCCCACGGCAATTTTGCAACAAGCTGTTGCAAAATTGCAGGGCTTGGCCACGCCTCAGCGAAACTCCTCATATAACGCAGGTTACGGGGGCTAAATCCCTCCATCCCAGGGAACTCACTGCGAAGATCCTGCGCCAACCGTTCGACGATCTTGCCACCCCAGCCTTCGGATTGAAAGCGTGAAGACAGCTCCTGGCCTATCGACCAATACAGCTCAATGAGCTCACTGTTGACCGCGACGGTAGCCCGCAACTGGGACGAACGGATTCGTGCCTTCAGGCGAACAAGAAGCTCGCTATAGTCAGCCGGCAATGCCTGGAGATCACTCGTCATATCCGCTCCAGAATATCGGATTCGCGCCGGAGAACGCGGTAGCTGTTGGATCGATGTTTAGAATTGCCGCATGGACGTTACAGCTCTCCTTGTTCAAATCGACGCTGAAATCGCGCGCTTGCAGAAGGCCCGAACAGCACTGGCTTCGTTAAGCTCTTCAACGCCGGTCCGCCGCGGTCCCGGGCGTCCCCCGAAGGCGAATGCAGGCACTCCCAACGTTGCGAAGAAGCGAGTGATGAGCGAAGAGGCGCGTGCCAAGATTGCGGCGGCACAAAAGAAGCGTTGGGCCGCTCAGAAGAAGGCAAAATAGACCTAACGTTGTTGTGGCCGTTGAACTGCGCTGTTGCGACGTTCTTTGCGATTCAGGAGTCGCTCTGCCTGGCTCAGGAGTTCGCTCAGATTCAGTTCCAGAAGGGTCGCTAGATCATTCATCGTTCGGAGAGTGGGGCTCTTCGAGCCTCGTTCTATATCTCCGATATAACGAAGGCTGTAACCACTCGCTACAGCCAGATCCATTTGAGAAAGACCCTTGTGATCGCGGGTATTCGCAATGATCTGACCACACGCTTGTTCAAGCGTCGTAGGTCGAACATTTGCGGCTTTCCTCATTGGTTAATCTTTTCCGACTAGCCAATTCGGGTAAGGCACTATAGTGCCAGTTTGATTTTCAGTTTGATTCTGGTGCATCACTGCTCGGCGGACCGTTCCGAAGCGCTTTCGCCCTAACAATGATCTCTTCGATGGGTAGCTTGTAAAACATCGAGACAGCATCGAGAGATCGGATTGTCGTGCTTTTCTTACCACTCTCCATATTGCGGATGGTCGTGTCGGCAAAGCCTGTCTCGACTGCGACTTGCAGCTGAGTCATCTTCCGATCAGCTCTCAACGCTCTAAGGACGCGGCCGATCGCCTGTTCCAATGTCAAATCATTCGACTCAGGATTCGCGGCCATGCCTAATGGTTGGCCTTGACCCGTCGATCATGCAGGCACTATAGTGCCTGCATGGATGTAGCACTATAGTGCTTATTCGTTGCGCGGTGCCTACTCGTGGCCACTGCCAACTAGCCGCTGCTGACTGAAAAGCCTATGAACTCCGAAGCAGCAATTTCATTCCCGAGCAATCTCAGCGAAGCCAGCGAGAATGTGCTGGAACCTTCTCCTGTCTGCGTGGCCTCACCGCGATTCGAGGACGACTCCGTGGAGATGACGGATGAAAGGCTTCTTGAGGTTGCCGGGCGAGGTGAAAAGCGAGCGCTAGCAGTCCTTTTTCGTAGACATGGCAGATCGGTGTTCAACGTCGCATATCGGATTTTGAAGGACGAAGGGGAAGCAGACGATCTTCGCCAAGACACGTTTCTCTATTTGTTCCAGAAGGCCCATCTGTACGACCCGAGCAAATCGACTGCTTCGTCGTGGATCATTCAGATTGCGTATCACCGAGCTATCGATCGGAAGCGCTTTCTGAGTTCGAGAAACCACTACAAAACGGAAGACCTGGAGGAGCAGCGATTTGGTTCTGTGCGTTCTCGCCCCTCAACGGATCACATCGACGGGAAAGCGATCTTAGAACGTTTGCGAAATGAGCTTTCTTCCGATCAGCAACAGACGTTGGATATGCACTTCTTTGAGGGATATACCTTCAAGGAGATAGCAGACAAGAGCGGTCAGAGCGTC carries:
- a CDS encoding helix-turn-helix transcriptional regulator, coding for MAANPESNDLTLEQAIGRVLRALRADRKMTQLQVAVETGFADTTIRNMESGKKSTTIRSLDAVSMFYKLPIEEIIVRAKALRNGPPSSDAPESN
- a CDS encoding PDDEXK nuclease domain-containing protein — encoded protein: MTSDLQALPADYSELLVRLKARIRSSQLRATVAVNSELIELYWSIGQELSSRFQSEGWGGKIVERLAQDLRSEFPGMEGFSPRNLRYMRSFAEAWPSPAILQQLVAKLPWGHQTVLLDKVKDPATREWYLRANLEHGWSRAILTHQIESGLHSRQGNALTNFQRTLPELQSELAQKITKDPYIFDFLTLREAAHERELEQGLLHHLRDLLLELGKGFAFVGSQYHLEVGGQDFFVDLLFYHVQLRCWVVIDLKMDDFQPEFAGKMNFYLSAVDDTLRHPGDAQSIGLILCQGKNQTIVEYTLRDTAKPIGVAEYRVTRQLPDEIKEKVPSIEALEEVVAKLRAENEED
- a CDS encoding RNA polymerase sigma factor, which produces MNSEAAISFPSNLSEASENVLEPSPVCVASPRFEDDSVEMTDERLLEVAGRGEKRALAVLFRRHGRSVFNVAYRILKDEGEADDLRQDTFLYLFQKAHLYDPSKSTASSWIIQIAYHRAIDRKRFLSSRNHYKTEDLEEQRFGSVRSRPSTDHIDGKAILERLRNELSSDQQQTLDMHFFEGYTFKEIADKSGQSVGNVRHHYYRALDRLRSSLFTKKRG